A window of Infirmifilum lucidum contains these coding sequences:
- a CDS encoding NAD(P)/FAD-dependent oxidoreductase encodes MAKKVVVIGGGFGGFYAIKTLKQAGEPSSFEVTLIDKNDRFVYLPSLPYLLSGRKTVEDITEPFERISRRLGITFVRGEVEGVSLKNKQVLIKGGGAVEFDYLILSAGAQTEYYGIPGAENTVPSWRLEDYIELKKQVERNPEGQVCIAGGGLTGVEVAGELAEKLGKGKVVLVEKMPHLLPTLNSPKASEVVENFLRTSGVRVIKGDGVKGVNDNRLILESGSSLDCAVIVWAVGVRASNISFDVPVEVKGRGWLVVNSKLQLKGFEDVYAVGDINHFDYNSDSVMKMAEEAILQGKTAAKNILRQLDGKDPAYEHKPIFLASRPKTLCSVGFNKAIMVWENKILFGRTPYISKMFIESIVMRDVKGKIGGGVATTLESKILRAISRT; translated from the coding sequence ATGGCTAAGAAGGTAGTAGTAATTGGAGGAGGGTTTGGCGGTTTTTACGCTATAAAAACGCTCAAGCAGGCAGGGGAGCCGAGTTCTTTCGAAGTAACATTAATAGATAAAAACGACAGGTTCGTTTACCTGCCTTCGCTGCCGTACCTACTCTCGGGTAGGAAGACTGTTGAAGATATAACAGAGCCTTTCGAAAGGATTAGTAGGCGCCTCGGGATAACTTTCGTCAGAGGTGAGGTGGAAGGGGTATCGTTGAAAAACAAGCAAGTACTCATAAAGGGCGGTGGAGCCGTAGAGTTCGACTACTTAATTCTCTCGGCGGGAGCACAGACGGAATATTACGGCATACCGGGAGCTGAGAACACAGTTCCATCTTGGCGACTAGAAGACTACATCGAGCTGAAGAAGCAGGTTGAAAGAAACCCAGAAGGACAAGTGTGCATTGCCGGCGGCGGGCTCACGGGAGTTGAGGTTGCAGGCGAGCTTGCTGAGAAACTTGGGAAGGGTAAAGTCGTGCTCGTAGAGAAGATGCCTCACCTTCTTCCCACTCTTAACAGCCCAAAGGCCAGTGAAGTTGTTGAGAACTTCCTGCGTACAAGCGGAGTCAGGGTAATTAAGGGCGACGGTGTTAAGGGGGTGAATGACAACAGACTTATCTTGGAGAGCGGTAGCAGTCTCGACTGTGCTGTTATCGTCTGGGCTGTAGGCGTCAGAGCCTCCAACATCAGCTTTGACGTGCCGGTAGAGGTAAAGGGGAGGGGCTGGCTAGTCGTAAATTCGAAGTTACAGTTGAAGGGCTTCGAAGATGTTTATGCAGTTGGCGATATCAACCACTTCGACTACAACAGTGATTCTGTAATGAAAATGGCAGAGGAAGCAATACTCCAGGGCAAGACCGCTGCCAAGAACATACTCAGGCAGTTGGACGGAAAAGACCCCGCCTACGAGCACAAGCCGATATTTCTGGCTTCCAGGCCGAAGACTCTCTGCTCTGTCGGTTTTAACAAGGCTATAATGGTTTGGGAGAACAAAATCCTCTTTGGGAGGACGCCGTACATAAGCAAGATGTTCATAGAGAGTATAGTCATGCGGGACGTAAAGGGCAAGATCGGAGGAGGAGTAGCCACAACCCTAGAAAGCAAGATTCTTAGAGCTATCAGCAGAACCTAG
- a CDS encoding 30S ribosomal protein S19: MESSSKFTYRGYSFEDLAQLPLEKFVELLPSRQRRSVTRTLIKGTSEEHLKLLEKIRRARKLLKEGKKQPVIKTHLRDFVILPEMVGLVIQVHNGKEFVPVEITPERIGHFLGEFAPTTKKVEHGEPGLKATRSSMFVALK; the protein is encoded by the coding sequence ATGGAGTCATCGAGCAAGTTTACCTACCGGGGGTATAGCTTTGAAGACCTGGCCCAGCTACCCCTAGAGAAATTCGTCGAGCTACTGCCTTCAAGACAGCGCAGGAGCGTCACTAGGACATTGATAAAGGGTACTAGCGAGGAACACTTAAAGCTACTCGAAAAAATAAGGCGTGCGAGAAAACTCTTAAAAGAAGGCAAGAAACAGCCCGTTATCAAGACTCACCTCCGGGACTTCGTGATACTCCCGGAAATGGTGGGCTTGGTGATTCAAGTCCACAACGGCAAGGAGTTTGTCCCGGTGGAGATAACCCCTGAGCGCATAGGCCACTTCCTCGGCGAGTTTGCCCCAACGACGAAGAAAGTCGAACATGGAGAACCCGGGCTTAAAGCTACAAGATCCTCGATGTTTGTGGCCTTGAAGTAA
- a CDS encoding 50S ribosomal protein L11: MSQNIKTFNFLVEGGKATAGPPIGPALGPLGLNVMQVVKKINELTQEYAGMRVPVKVIVDTERKTFEVEVGTPTTAALIVKELKIEKGARQSTKEWVGNLTVEQVIKIAKIKMKDMGVKTLKAAVKTVAGTCQSMGVTIDGKPPKQFIQDVEEGLYDGIISKHEGEAS; the protein is encoded by the coding sequence ATGTCTCAAAATATTAAAACATTTAACTTTCTCGTAGAGGGAGGCAAAGCAACGGCTGGACCGCCAATAGGCCCGGCCCTAGGCCCCTTAGGCCTAAACGTAATGCAAGTCGTCAAGAAGATCAACGAGCTTACGCAGGAGTACGCGGGAATGCGTGTCCCTGTAAAAGTTATAGTAGACACGGAGAGGAAAACATTTGAGGTTGAAGTTGGAACCCCTACCACTGCTGCATTGATCGTTAAAGAGCTCAAGATCGAAAAAGGAGCGCGTCAGTCAACTAAAGAGTGGGTTGGGAACCTCACGGTCGAGCAGGTAATTAAAATTGCCAAGATCAAGATGAAGGATATGGGTGTGAAAACGCTCAAAGCAGCGGTCAAAACTGTTGCTGGAACATGTCAGAGCATGGGTGTAACTATTGATGGAAAGCCTCCAAAGCAATTTATACAGGATGTTGAGGAGGGCTTGTACGACGGCATCATAAGTAAACATGAGGGTGAAGCCTCGTGA
- a CDS encoding 50S ribosomal protein L1 encodes MTSIVNSFPAAIKKALEASPRKRRFKQSVEMIITLRDVDLKKPENRINTVVTLPYPPPSKLAGVVVIATGDVALKAREAGADLVIDRDELQKLSGDKKAIKKLAKKYDFFLAQTDLMVQVGRTLGRYLGPRGKMPQPIPPNVPVAPLIDRFKKSVRIRIKDDPVVMCRIGVEDQPVEHLAANAKAVLDELLKKFTHYNIDRIYFKLTMGRPVKLEKTGGAK; translated from the coding sequence ATTACAAGTATCGTTAACAGCTTTCCAGCAGCAATTAAGAAGGCCCTTGAAGCGTCTCCCAGAAAGAGGCGTTTCAAGCAGAGTGTCGAGATGATAATCACGTTGAGAGACGTTGACTTAAAGAAGCCAGAGAACAGGATAAACACTGTAGTGACTCTGCCGTATCCCCCTCCATCTAAGCTCGCCGGGGTTGTCGTGATAGCGACCGGGGATGTGGCCTTGAAGGCCAGGGAAGCGGGAGCAGACCTGGTGATAGACAGGGATGAGCTCCAGAAACTTTCAGGCGATAAGAAGGCTATCAAGAAACTGGCGAAGAAATATGACTTCTTCTTGGCCCAGACGGATCTCATGGTTCAAGTCGGGCGTACCCTAGGTAGGTATCTAGGCCCCCGTGGCAAAATGCCTCAACCAATACCCCCCAACGTGCCGGTAGCCCCTCTAATAGACAGGTTCAAAAAATCCGTTAGAATAAGGATCAAGGATGACCCCGTTGTAATGTGCAGGATCGGCGTTGAAGACCAACCTGTTGAGCACCTGGCGGCTAACGCGAAAGCCGTGTTAGACGAGTTGCTGAAGAAATTCACGCACTACAACATCGATAGGATATATTTCAAGCTCACAATGGGTAGACCAGTAAAACTCGAGAAAACGGGTGGTGCAAAGTGA
- a CDS encoding 50S ribosomal protein L10 — MSQTVVLQTSKMSPARARKARLVEELKEYLRNYRYFMLAGTTGLPSSVIKGSRRLLYQKGSALKVIKNTLFLIALKEVGKYSDQFKDALKGQNAVIFTNENPFEVILFLDKQKILREARPGDVATREILIPAGNTGITPGPAISLFNKLNIPIRVQEGSIWVTKDTVVAKPGDVVTPELADLLNKLGMKPIESKLNIKLIVIDGRVVKPEDVELDPNLAIEKLRVAYSQAFNLAFNAALPVPQIVSMLVAKAYLQAMAVAVEAGIPDKSTLPYTLARAHSAALAIYNLVKSKNPSF, encoded by the coding sequence GTGAGCCAAACTGTAGTGTTGCAGACCAGTAAAATGAGCCCTGCAAGAGCACGCAAGGCGAGACTTGTAGAAGAACTCAAGGAATACCTCCGAAACTACAGGTACTTCATGCTGGCAGGGACAACAGGGTTACCATCGTCAGTCATCAAGGGAAGCCGAAGGCTACTCTACCAGAAGGGGTCAGCTCTAAAGGTTATAAAAAACACTCTCTTCCTAATTGCACTTAAAGAGGTAGGCAAATACTCGGATCAGTTCAAGGATGCCCTGAAAGGGCAAAACGCTGTAATCTTCACAAACGAGAACCCCTTCGAGGTAATACTCTTCTTGGACAAGCAGAAAATTCTTCGCGAGGCACGCCCCGGGGATGTAGCTACAAGGGAGATACTCATACCAGCCGGTAATACCGGAATCACTCCCGGGCCCGCTATTAGCCTCTTCAACAAGCTCAACATCCCGATACGGGTACAGGAGGGTAGCATATGGGTGACTAAGGACACGGTGGTGGCCAAGCCGGGAGACGTAGTCACGCCTGAGCTCGCCGACCTGTTGAACAAACTGGGGATGAAGCCCATAGAGAGCAAGCTTAACATAAAGCTTATCGTCATCGACGGCAGAGTAGTCAAGCCTGAAGACGTCGAGCTCGACCCAAACCTCGCCATTGAGAAATTAAGAGTGGCGTATTCCCAAGCCTTCAATCTGGCCTTCAACGCGGCGCTCCCCGTACCTCAGATAGTAAGCATGCTGGTCGCGAAGGCGTACCTACAGGCCATGGCTGTAGCTGTGGAGGCAGGCATACCTGACAAGAGCACTCTCCCATACACCTTAGCCAGGGCCCACAGCGCTGCCCTCGCCATATACAATCTAGTTAAGTCCAAGAACCCGAGCTTCTAA
- the alaS gene encoding alanine--tRNA ligase — translation MEDFVNLPFFVENGWIKKKCPVCGRTFWTLDPNRETCGDQPCETYSFIGEKVGASVESVSQVRRMFIEFFEKRGHTPVKRYPVVARWRDDVYLVGASIYDFQPWVTEGLVQPPANPLVISQPSIRLTDVDNVGKTSRHLTGFEMMAHHAFNFPGVNIYWANETVEFAYELFTKVYGIKPEEITFIYDMWSGGGNAGEDYEVLVRGLEVATLVFMHYRTTESGDLVPLSNRIVDTGYGLERIFWLLTGKYNVYEAVFPDIVEYLRIQSGLEKPQDEIMSAVARQSGRLDYKKPLEAYETLSSIALSLGMGLEELRRYLEPYEAIYAVADHTRSLMWMIGDGIVPSNTGAGYLARLLIRRSLRYLWKMGLEIKLSEIVARQIERWKSDFPEYLEVRGEILDIIDYEEEKFRETVRRGEKIIDEIVRDSLSKGLKEISGDTLVRLYDSYGIPPELLEEKASQYGLAVNTMGFYSKLAEIKSKASQAPREAIRLKADPLLVQNFPPTRKLYYEDEKLYEFTARVLGVVEGKYVVLDQTAFYPEGGGQLADTGYLEFNGGRCKVVYVMKVGDVILHECSGEIPPPGTTVKGTVDMNRRLNLMRHHTATHVVLGALRRVLGRHVWQAGALKTEEYVRFDFTHHKPITQEQAREIELVANRVVWENRPVKKQFVGRTEAEQKYGFTLYQGGAVPEKVLRVVEVEGWDAEACGGTHVDRTGEIGLIKIISFEKIQDGVIRVVFKAGEQALKHVQNLDTLISSLRELVQAPEDTLVQKVSELVDSVDKLEKEVKKLREQMLTGSFLQVATPVLKKGEIEVYLIDSADMEPREVATTLGKQKANAVIVAYNREGRVAIKVGEKALANYDAREIGRRLSEKLGGKGGGVEDLFQGRIADTANIRKAIEDVFSD, via the coding sequence ATGGAGGACTTTGTCAACCTGCCATTCTTCGTGGAAAACGGCTGGATAAAGAAGAAGTGCCCAGTCTGTGGGCGCACCTTCTGGACCCTAGACCCTAACAGGGAGACTTGTGGAGATCAACCATGCGAGACCTACTCGTTCATCGGCGAGAAGGTTGGGGCAAGCGTCGAGTCGGTGTCTCAAGTCCGTAGAATGTTTATAGAGTTCTTCGAGAAGAGGGGGCATACCCCGGTAAAGAGGTACCCCGTAGTAGCTAGATGGCGGGACGACGTGTACCTCGTAGGTGCCTCAATCTACGATTTCCAGCCATGGGTTACTGAAGGGCTCGTCCAGCCCCCTGCAAACCCCCTTGTTATCTCTCAGCCGAGTATAAGGCTAACCGACGTCGACAATGTTGGGAAGACGAGCAGGCACCTCACAGGCTTCGAGATGATGGCCCACCACGCCTTCAATTTCCCGGGAGTCAACATCTACTGGGCGAATGAGACAGTAGAGTTTGCCTACGAGCTGTTCACGAAGGTTTACGGGATTAAGCCTGAGGAAATAACCTTCATATACGACATGTGGAGTGGGGGCGGGAATGCCGGAGAGGACTACGAGGTCTTGGTTCGGGGACTAGAGGTCGCGACGCTCGTGTTCATGCACTACAGGACAACGGAGAGCGGCGACTTAGTACCGCTCAGCAACAGGATTGTAGACACGGGATACGGCCTTGAGAGAATATTCTGGCTCCTAACGGGCAAGTACAACGTCTACGAGGCAGTTTTCCCGGACATAGTTGAGTACCTGAGGATTCAGAGTGGCCTAGAGAAGCCTCAGGACGAAATTATGAGCGCGGTTGCCAGACAGAGCGGAAGGCTGGATTACAAGAAGCCCCTGGAGGCCTACGAGACCCTCTCGAGTATAGCCCTCTCACTTGGCATGGGCTTAGAGGAGTTGAGGAGGTACCTAGAGCCGTACGAGGCTATTTACGCCGTAGCCGACCACACCCGCTCTCTCATGTGGATGATAGGTGACGGCATCGTACCGAGCAACACAGGCGCTGGGTACCTTGCGCGCCTCCTAATAAGAAGAAGTCTAAGGTACTTGTGGAAGATGGGGCTTGAAATCAAACTCAGCGAAATCGTTGCCAGGCAGATAGAAAGGTGGAAGAGCGACTTTCCCGAGTACCTTGAGGTTCGAGGCGAGATACTGGACATTATTGACTACGAGGAGGAGAAGTTCAGGGAAACTGTGAGAAGAGGCGAGAAAATAATCGATGAAATTGTCCGGGACAGCTTAAGCAAGGGTCTCAAGGAGATCTCAGGAGATACCCTAGTAAGACTGTATGACTCGTACGGCATTCCGCCTGAGCTACTAGAAGAGAAGGCGTCCCAGTACGGGCTAGCAGTCAATACGATGGGCTTCTACTCGAAACTCGCTGAAATCAAGAGTAAGGCCTCGCAGGCCCCCAGAGAAGCTATAAGGTTGAAAGCTGACCCCCTACTTGTACAGAACTTCCCTCCAACGCGGAAACTGTATTATGAGGATGAAAAGCTCTACGAGTTCACAGCTAGGGTTCTAGGCGTGGTTGAGGGTAAGTACGTAGTGCTCGACCAGACAGCGTTCTACCCGGAGGGCGGCGGACAGCTCGCTGATACGGGCTACCTCGAGTTCAACGGCGGTCGCTGTAAAGTCGTCTACGTCATGAAAGTCGGAGACGTAATACTGCACGAGTGCTCAGGGGAAATACCACCGCCGGGAACTACCGTGAAGGGTACTGTGGACATGAACCGGCGCCTCAACCTCATGCGGCACCACACGGCAACCCACGTTGTATTGGGGGCGTTAAGGAGGGTTTTAGGCAGACACGTGTGGCAGGCAGGCGCCCTAAAGACAGAGGAGTACGTGAGGTTTGACTTCACGCATCACAAGCCAATAACGCAGGAACAAGCCAGAGAGATAGAACTCGTCGCTAATCGAGTAGTGTGGGAGAACAGGCCTGTTAAGAAGCAGTTTGTAGGCAGAACAGAGGCTGAACAGAAGTACGGCTTCACGCTATACCAGGGCGGCGCTGTTCCCGAGAAAGTCCTTAGGGTTGTCGAAGTTGAGGGCTGGGACGCAGAGGCCTGTGGGGGAACGCACGTTGACAGAACGGGAGAAATAGGCCTCATAAAAATCATAAGCTTCGAGAAGATACAGGACGGGGTTATAAGAGTAGTATTCAAGGCCGGCGAGCAAGCACTCAAGCACGTCCAGAACCTTGACACCCTAATATCGTCACTCAGAGAGCTAGTACAGGCCCCTGAAGACACCCTTGTCCAGAAGGTGTCGGAGCTCGTAGACAGCGTGGACAAGCTCGAGAAAGAAGTGAAGAAACTCAGAGAGCAGATGCTCACAGGGTCTTTTCTCCAGGTTGCAACACCAGTGCTCAAGAAAGGTGAGATAGAGGTCTACCTCATCGACAGCGCCGACATGGAGCCACGCGAGGTGGCAACGACCCTAGGAAAGCAGAAGGCAAATGCCGTGATAGTCGCGTACAACAGGGAGGGTAGGGTCGCGATAAAAGTTGGCGAAAAGGCCCTTGCGAACTACGACGCGAGAGAAATAGGCAGGAGGCTCAGCGAAAAGCTAGGCGGGAAGGGCGGAGGCGTCGAGGATCTATTCCAGGGCCGTATCGCTGACACTGCAAACATTAGAAAGGCCATCGAGGATGTTTTCAGCGATTGA
- a CDS encoding DUF434 domain-containing protein, with protein sequence MFSAIEECREISPILVSPRPELSEAIRDFYYLLDRGYNRRLVLDIVTSRYELSRVERLLLYRSVFPSTVNDLRRRKLIKEDALQKHGKLIVDGFNQISTVASALVGDTLVVSTDGLVRDLAATNRRVTFCPLYVSSLYLLLRFAGMLLKGELIIVLDSQISWSRHFASTLRELCDLLSLKCTVLLSNKADKTIIEQAQAGIPVASSDSVIADRVNTLFDLAGALGKVISPTSVIEIR encoded by the coding sequence ATGTTTTCAGCGATTGAGGAGTGTAGGGAGATCTCTCCAATCCTGGTATCTCCAAGGCCCGAACTGTCTGAGGCTATAAGAGACTTCTACTACCTGCTCGACCGGGGCTATAACAGGAGGCTTGTCCTAGACATCGTAACGTCAAGGTACGAACTCTCAAGAGTGGAGAGGCTCCTCCTTTACCGCAGCGTCTTCCCCTCCACGGTAAACGACCTCCGCAGGAGGAAGCTAATAAAGGAGGACGCCCTCCAAAAACACGGCAAGCTAATCGTAGACGGCTTTAACCAGATAAGTACGGTAGCTTCGGCGCTCGTTGGAGACACCCTCGTGGTGTCCACAGACGGGCTAGTACGTGATCTAGCCGCTACGAATAGAAGAGTTACCTTCTGCCCACTCTACGTCTCATCTCTCTACCTCTTGCTTAGGTTTGCAGGCATGCTACTCAAGGGCGAGCTTATTATCGTGCTGGACTCACAGATAAGCTGGTCGAGACACTTTGCTAGCACCCTGAGAGAGCTGTGCGATCTTCTGTCCCTCAAATGTACCGTCCTGCTTTCCAACAAGGCTGACAAGACAATAATCGAGCAAGCGCAGGCCGGTATCCCCGTAGCCTCGAGCGACTCTGTCATAGCCGACCGTGTAAACACACTCTTCGACCTGGCAGGAGCGCTAGGAAAAGTTATATCACCGACCTCAGTCATAGAGATAAGGTAG
- a CDS encoding nascent polypeptide-associated complex protein — MKRLSPREQRRILERMGLSLRDLPGVEEVMLKLKDKVIVIRNPVVQVLEIKGGGRIYQISGSEEEAGTSPAQAPIEISEEDVQLVVAQTGATPEEARQALLESKGDLAKAILLISAKKHGM; from the coding sequence ATGAAGAGACTAAGCCCGCGGGAGCAGCGCAGGATACTTGAAAGGATGGGTCTAAGCCTGCGCGACCTCCCTGGAGTCGAAGAGGTCATGCTGAAGCTCAAAGACAAAGTCATCGTGATAAGAAACCCCGTAGTACAAGTTCTAGAGATAAAGGGTGGTGGGAGAATATACCAAATCTCTGGTAGCGAAGAAGAGGCCGGTACTTCTCCAGCTCAAGCACCCATAGAGATATCAGAGGAGGACGTACAACTCGTCGTAGCGCAGACAGGTGCAACGCCGGAGGAAGCCCGTCAGGCTCTCCTGGAGAGCAAAGGCGACCTCGCGAAGGCCATCCTGCTGATATCTGCTAAAAAACATGGCATGTAG
- a CDS encoding CDP-alcohol phosphatidyltransferase family protein encodes MLNKIKDRLQVVFSVLAKPIAYARIDSNLVTVSGLLFGVLALYFHKSYPTMLLLLLIMFLSDGIDGYIARSLNKVTPFGAFLDSTVDRVEDTISLYLLYLYGIASADELVASVTGAFLVSYTRSRAEALGVQMSGVGIAERAERLIITLLILLSYPFSIALSRALFMLLLVLIAITVIQRVLHVHRRLQGR; translated from the coding sequence ATGTTGAATAAGATTAAGGACAGACTTCAGGTCGTGTTCTCCGTCTTGGCGAAGCCCATCGCATATGCTCGCATCGACTCTAATTTGGTCACAGTCTCCGGTCTGCTGTTTGGAGTCCTGGCTTTGTACTTCCACAAGTCATACCCCACTATGCTACTACTCCTTCTCATAATGTTTCTCTCTGACGGGATTGACGGGTACATTGCCCGCTCGCTGAACAAAGTTACGCCTTTCGGCGCCTTCCTGGACTCGACGGTCGACAGAGTAGAAGATACAATATCCCTCTACCTCCTCTATCTATACGGCATAGCGTCTGCAGACGAGCTCGTAGCCTCGGTGACCGGTGCTTTCCTCGTGAGTTATACAAGATCCCGAGCCGAAGCGCTGGGCGTTCAGATGTCGGGTGTAGGCATCGCTGAGCGAGCAGAAAGGCTTATAATCACGCTGTTGATCTTACTGTCCTACCCATTCAGCATAGCTCTCTCTAGAGCTCTTTTCATGTTGTTGCTAGTGCTCATAGCGATAACAGTTATACAGCGAGTACTACACGTTCACAGACGGCTTCAAGGGAGGTGA
- the rtcA gene encoding RNA 3'-terminal phosphate cyclase, with product MIEIDGSFGEGGGQLLRYSVALAALLGEEVRVYNIRAKRGNPGLRPQHLSAVKFIAQLVKAQVDGLRVGSTEIVFRPTRKRLEGGTYTVDIGTAGSVILFLQATLPVLAAAREKLRLEVRGGTSVRWSPPYHYFERVLLPLFGKAGVKTSSRLVRHGFYPEGGGVVQVAVEPSYPLQPLRLEKSEDISSVQGVSYVGNLPCEIAVRQASSAKAVLERSGYPVGQIVHDCDTPSVGRGTGIVLWARVGEGVVGGDSLGEKGKPAEKVGAEAAEGLLKSLRLRVPVDPHAADNLVIYMSLASGESYFETSESTLHLETALELCRQILGSEYRVDKYPDGIKVRVRGVGFVP from the coding sequence TTGATAGAGATCGACGGTTCGTTCGGCGAGGGTGGAGGGCAGCTACTAAGGTACAGCGTTGCTCTCGCGGCGCTACTCGGCGAGGAGGTGAGGGTATACAACATTAGAGCCAAGAGGGGTAACCCAGGCTTGAGGCCCCAGCACCTGTCGGCCGTGAAGTTCATAGCCCAGCTCGTAAAAGCCCAAGTCGACGGCCTCCGAGTCGGATCCACAGAGATAGTGTTCCGACCGACGAGGAAACGGCTCGAAGGAGGCACATATACAGTTGATATCGGCACCGCAGGATCTGTTATCCTCTTCCTGCAAGCAACGCTCCCTGTTCTGGCGGCTGCACGCGAGAAGCTCAGGCTAGAGGTTAGGGGAGGAACTAGCGTGAGATGGAGCCCCCCATATCACTATTTTGAAAGAGTGCTACTGCCGCTTTTCGGGAAAGCCGGCGTAAAGACCTCCTCGCGGCTAGTGAGGCACGGCTTCTACCCAGAGGGCGGAGGCGTAGTACAGGTAGCAGTTGAACCCTCATACCCCCTCCAACCGCTAAGACTCGAGAAGAGCGAGGATATCAGTTCAGTTCAGGGGGTATCGTACGTCGGGAACCTGCCTTGCGAGATTGCTGTCAGGCAGGCTAGCTCGGCTAAGGCTGTCTTAGAGCGCTCGGGCTATCCTGTTGGGCAAATAGTGCACGATTGCGACACGCCCTCGGTTGGGAGGGGGACAGGCATAGTGCTCTGGGCCAGAGTAGGCGAAGGCGTTGTTGGCGGGGACTCTCTAGGCGAAAAGGGTAAACCTGCCGAAAAAGTCGGAGCAGAAGCCGCGGAAGGCTTACTCAAAAGCTTAAGGTTGAGAGTCCCTGTAGATCCACACGCCGCCGACAACCTCGTAATTTACATGTCCCTGGCTAGTGGAGAATCGTACTTCGAGACCTCTGAGTCAACGCTACACCTCGAAACGGCTCTTGAGTTGTGTAGGCAAATTCTTGGCTCTGAGTACAGAGTTGACAAATACCCCGATGGCATTAAGGTCAGAGTGAGGGGAGTCGGCTTTGTGCCGTAG
- a CDS encoding SAM hydrolase/SAM-dependent halogenase family protein has protein sequence MGELASPVNLVAFMSDFGSKDYYTGAVKAVIKRVCPRAEVIDITHEVDPWSTLEADYLLSCCFDDFPPGAIFLAVVDPGVGTGRRPIIVRTSRYWLVGPDNGVFSSVIEKDGLVKAWTISRVPYQLKSSYTFHGRDIFAPVAAYLACGGNVEDIGLPLDKLVRLDKPETTLKDGRLLGYVAHIDRFGNVATSIDTALLSKAGISYGSELEVLVGESSFRVKFVKTFGDAGEGELVALVNSCKVLEFAVNKGRASEYIAAKIGHRVEIVLPGMHSRF, from the coding sequence ATGGGTGAATTAGCTAGCCCCGTAAACCTAGTGGCCTTCATGTCGGATTTTGGGAGTAAAGACTACTATACTGGAGCAGTTAAAGCCGTCATCAAGCGTGTATGCCCTAGGGCTGAGGTAATCGACATCACTCACGAAGTAGACCCCTGGTCAACACTCGAGGCAGACTACCTCCTTTCCTGCTGCTTTGACGACTTCCCCCCTGGGGCAATCTTCCTGGCAGTCGTAGACCCCGGCGTCGGAACCGGGAGAAGGCCTATAATCGTGAGGACAAGCAGATACTGGCTCGTGGGGCCGGATAATGGCGTCTTCTCAAGCGTTATCGAAAAAGATGGGCTTGTTAAGGCCTGGACTATATCCCGTGTTCCGTACCAGTTGAAAAGCTCCTACACTTTCCACGGTAGAGATATTTTTGCGCCCGTAGCAGCATACCTGGCCTGTGGCGGCAACGTGGAGGATATTGGCTTACCTCTCGACAAGCTTGTACGCTTGGACAAGCCTGAGACAACACTCAAGGATGGAAGGCTCCTAGGGTACGTCGCTCACATCGACAGGTTCGGCAACGTAGCAACGAGCATAGACACCGCTCTCCTCTCAAAAGCCGGCATAAGCTATGGCTCAGAGCTGGAAGTTTTGGTAGGGGAGAGTAGCTTTAGGGTAAAGTTCGTGAAAACCTTCGGAGACGCTGGAGAAGGCGAGCTTGTAGCTCTCGTGAATAGTTGCAAGGTTCTTGAATTTGCAGTAAATAAAGGCAGAGCCTCAGAGTATATAGCCGCCAAGATCGGGCACCGCGTAGAAATTGTATTGCCTGGCATGCACTCACGGTTTTAA
- a CDS encoding THUMP domain-containing protein — MLDEFNLVVATYRQRENDCISELWFFASEIGDKSLDASKTGLPSLVVAKTSLDPEVFTEKMREKVLNNPWFFRYILKITPVHVTVPATVEEIERAALSLATAKISPSETYKVDVHIRLSELRREEIIDAIASHLQNKVSLEEPDKVIVVEVIGDRAGVGVVKPSSIISIEKLRREARKLRGRSQSEGEEGSPSPENSH; from the coding sequence ATGCTAGACGAATTCAACCTGGTTGTGGCAACTTACAGGCAGCGCGAGAACGACTGCATAAGCGAGCTCTGGTTCTTCGCTAGTGAAATAGGGGACAAGTCCCTTGATGCCAGCAAGACTGGTCTCCCCTCTCTCGTTGTCGCAAAGACGAGCCTTGACCCAGAAGTATTCACCGAGAAGATGAGAGAGAAAGTCCTAAACAACCCGTGGTTTTTCAGGTATATTTTGAAGATTACGCCTGTGCACGTCACTGTCCCCGCGACCGTGGAAGAGATAGAGAGAGCAGCGCTGAGTCTTGCCACAGCGAAAATCTCGCCATCTGAGACGTACAAGGTAGACGTCCACATAAGGCTCTCTGAGCTAAGACGCGAGGAAATAATCGATGCAATTGCCAGCCATCTCCAGAATAAAGTAAGCCTCGAGGAGCCTGACAAGGTCATCGTTGTAGAAGTCATAGGCGATAGGGCTGGAGTGGGAGTTGTGAAGCCCTCGAGCATAATTTCCATTGAGAAGCTCAGGAGAGAGGCGCGCAAGCTCCGAGGGCGCTCACAGAGTGAGGGTGAGGAGGGTAGCCCTAGCCCTGAGAACTCTCACTAG